A segment of the Terriglobia bacterium genome:
TTTTTTGCCTGGATCTTCGTCTTTATAAATGTCGTCATGTCGAATCCCAGGAATCAGGAGGTGAAAAATGAAGAGGAACGCCGTATTCCCGCTGGCAGTCATCCTGCTGACTATCGCATTGCCGGTCCGGAGTCAAGCGCCGGATGAAAAAGCCGCGATCCGGCAGGCCGCGCTGGACTATATCGAGGGCTGGTACGAGGCTGACGGAGCGCGCATGGACCGCGCGCTGCACAAGGAGCTGGCAAAACGCATCATCCACGCCGTCGGGGGAACCGAGCAGTTCACCAGTCTCACCAAGGCACAGATGGTGGAGGCGACACAAAGAGGCGGCGGGAAAAAGAGGCCCGCCGATACGCGCAATATCAAGGTGGATATTCTCGACGTTTACCGCGATATTGCGAGCGTCCGCACGGAATGTGCGGATTTTATTGATTACCTCCAGCTCGCCAAATCGGAAGGACAGTGGAAAATCGTCAACGTTCTCTGGCAGTACAACGTCAAAGAACGCAAGGCAGTGGCCTTGGAACCAAAAACTCTAGCCGCCTATGCAGGAGAGTATGAGCTGAAGCCGGACTTCATCATTACCGTGACCGTCGAGAAAGATCAGCTTTTCCTCCAGGCGACGGGGCAGCCCAGGATCCAGGCCTTTCCGTCTTCCGAAACGGAATTCTTCCTGAAAGACGTGGAGGCGCAGATCAGCTTCGTCAAGAATGATGAGGGGAGGATCACTCAACTGATACTTCACCAGGGCGGCAACGATGCGCCCGCCAGAAAGATCAAATAGGAAAACCGGGGACGCTCACCTATTTTGCGACCTGAGCAACCCTGCAATCTATCACTAAAGGCAAAATAGGTGAGCGTCCCCGGTTTTCTGACGGTCGCGGCTCTGACCAGGGTCATCTTTGTCCCGGCCTTCCACTCGGGCCTGTTTACTGCCGGTCGCGGCCGGACTGAAGCGCTCCCGGGCCTGCGCTCTTTTCCTATTGACATTCTATACGTCCCCTGGTATTCTTCCTATTGATATTCTATAGGAGCACTCATGCCTGAGGACAAAAGCGATCTGCTGCAGGGCACGCTCGACCTGCTCATCCTGACCACGCTGGCGCTCGAGCCGATGCACGGACTGGGCGTCGCGCGGCGCATCGGGCAAGTCACGCGCGGCGCTTTCGAAGTGAAGCCGGGATCT
Coding sequences within it:
- a CDS encoding nuclear transport factor 2 family protein, with the protein product MKRNAVFPLAVILLTIALPVRSQAPDEKAAIRQAALDYIEGWYEADGARMDRALHKELAKRIIHAVGGTEQFTSLTKAQMVEATQRGGGKKRPADTRNIKVDILDVYRDIASVRTECADFIDYLQLAKSEGQWKIVNVLWQYNVKERKAVALEPKTLAAYAGEYELKPDFIITVTVEKDQLFLQATGQPRIQAFPSSETEFFLKDVEAQISFVKNDEGRITQLILHQGGNDAPARKIK